The sequence below is a genomic window from Lycium ferocissimum isolate CSIRO_LF1 chromosome 9, AGI_CSIRO_Lferr_CH_V1, whole genome shotgun sequence.
cgttttggttttctctttgttgaatcTTTGAAGTTTTGTCCGTGAATGTACCGTTTtatgttgtcattgttgtttttgtttaataatctaggttttgtgaagaatgtgttTTTGGGGCNNNNNNNNNNNNNNNNNNNNNNNNNNNNNNNNNNNNNNNNNNNNNNNNNNNNNNNNNNNNNNNNNNNNNNNNNNNNNNNNNNNNNNNNNNNNNNNNNNNNCAGAGGTCAATGGTCATCTGTTTTTGCATTGCAAAACAGCTGTAAATCTGTGGAACATGTTGTCTATACTTGGGGTGAGTTGGGTTATGCCAAAGACCACTTTTGGATTGTTGAACAGCTAGAAAGGAATTGGAAGAAGAGGGGCTAAGGAAGACTGGTGGAAGAGCATCCCAGCATACATTTGGTCACTttatggaaagaaaggaatgcaAGATGTTATGATGGAACTAGCAACAACATTCAGAAGATCAAGATGAAGTGTCTCAGCCTCCTTTACTTTTGGTGCAAACAGGATATGGTGGGGGAAGTAGAAACTTTAGTTGATTTCATAGGACAACTGTAAAGTTCTATTTTCTTGGAGATAACATCTGCCCACTGAGTTGTAAGATCCCACCTATCACTTTTGAATGATGAGTTTTTTGTGTGAATACAAAGTTACCTttaccttaaaaaaaaacaaagacaaAAATACATACGATCATGCTAGTTTAACATTATGTGCTATGTGCATGTCTAATGACATGTTTAGCTGCTTCGTCATGCACGTATGTCTACTTCTTTGCATATGTGATTCACAGCTTTACATGTGGTTTGAGCTAATGAATCTGGTGCGAACCATGGCTTGGGTGTCAGCGGTTGTATTCTCACTTGATATGTGGTTTAGATGATGAGTCTGGTGGGTTCACAACTTGGCCATCAGTGGTTATGAGGTTTAGTACTCTGGTTATAGTGTGAGGATAACCTTAAGAGTCACTGGGCGGTCGATAATAGGATTGTTGGCACAAGGAGTGCTAGCCTGGAATAAAGATTTGAGTCTTTATCATACATCTCTGAATTTTGACTCGTGTATTTGTGCATATCTTAATATGTTGTATTTGTGCATTCATTATTATGTTGTTTCGTACTTTACTTTTGTTCAAATCACCACTATTATTGCAAAGATTATTTAAGTGATTATTTTCCCGTCAACCCCTATCACTAACTTGTTGGGGATGACTGGTGATATTTACTAGGTACGTGTTGGTGTACTCACACtacctttttccacttcttGTGCAGATTTTGACCTTAGGACCTAATAGAGCTCGGGAGTGAGTCAGCAGCTATTCAGAGACTGTCGTGGTGAGCTGCTTGGTTCTTTTAGCAGTGCCTTGGAGTCCCTTCTATTTCTGCCCTGTTGTTCCTTATTTCAGACAGTAGATACAATTGATTTTCAACAACTGTTGAGAAGAGTAACGAGATCAAGGAGAGATTGATAATAGTTTAACTCTAACCAAGAGAATAACATTTTAGACCTCTACACATCTGATAGAAACTTTAGATACACTCGTAGAATTAGGACAACAGAGGTAAATGATGCCATGAAAAATATGAGGATTAGAAAAGCTTGTGGTCTTGATATCCCTATAGAGATTCGGATGTGTCTTGGAAATGTCGAAGTAGAATGGGACCAAGTTATTCAATGGCCAATGCTATACTAAGAAATGGTAGAATGTCCAATGAGTGGAGGAAGAATACCCTGATTCCGATTTATAAGAACAAAGGAGATATTCAAAGCTGCGCCAACTATCATGGCATTGAACTCATGAGTTATACAATGTCGCTCTGGGAAATAGTGATAGAGCATACTTCGAAGATTTACACGGCGGGTATATTCTTGCTACGAAGATTGATGTAAATCTATCgcgaaaagaagaaagaactaCACAAGTGTTTATTGATCTCGAGAAAGCATATGATAGGGTACCATGCAAGGTCCTTTGGTGCATGATagagaagaaaggaattaaTATTAAATATACAAAAGCCACAGCAGACATGTTTGAAGGAACTGTCACTAGCATGAAAAGAGTAGAAAATGATATAGAGGAGTTTCCCGTAACAATGGGTTTTCACCAGGGATCGACATTGAGCTCCTACTTGTTTACCCTAGTTGTGGACAAGTTAACCAACACAATACAAGATGAGGTttcatggtgtatgttattattaatgatattgtGTCAATTGACAAAACTAGCTAAAGTGTTACCCAAAAGCTTGAACTATGGAGAACCACTTAAGAGAGTAAGGGTTTTAGGATAAGTAGTAGACTGAATAAATGCACTACAGGTTTAGTCATCATGAGAAGAGAGAAGTTGAGGTGAGATTATACGAGATTGCGGTGCCAAGATGTTACTCATAGGATTAAACCTGGATGGTTGAAATAGGGAAGTGCTACAAGGGTATTATGTGATAAGACCGACAATGTTATATGGTAGTGATGTTGGGCTGCTAAAGTCCACATATCCACAAGATGACTATTGCAGAGATGCATATGCTAAGATGGATGTGCATTCCTACCAAATTAGATAAGATTAAGAGTGAAAAAATTCGCTAAAAGGTAATATAGGTGATAGCTACTAGGTGAGGAGAGGTTTCAGACTTGTTAGAGAACTTGTAATATTActaatattgttattattattatgattattattattatgaaatatatttaacctattttttttatttttgttttatttagtatgatgatgatatgaaatgattaaaATAAAGGAGTGGGGATTCATAGTCAACCCCAACTTATTTGGGACTGAAGCGTAGTTGTTGTTGGGATATGTTACAACTTTCCCAGACGCATATCAGGTCCATCTGGATTCAATGGTGGCAAAGATGAAGAGATACAAACTACTCCTTCCTTTGGTTCTTCTATTATAGAGAGCAAAAGTAATAAGCCCTATACGATAAGGAAAATGTATATAAAAGAGTACGTTGCTTCAGCTTTCTACGAAATTCAATAAAGCCCCCTTCCTGTAAATTGCACCTTTTTTTCTGATGAACTAAATGGTTCTTGTGAATTGCACAGTTAGATTCATATCCTTTATAGGCTATAGCGAAACAATCATGTGTGATTTACACGTATCTAGATTGAGGCAAGATTGACAAATTCCAAACAACTCAGGACAAATGCCCTTGAAATGCTGAATGAACAAGGATGTAGACATCAAAACCTTCACGAATATGAAAAAAGTTTCATCTAGAAATGAACAAAGGCACCTTTGAGGAACAGTTAACCATTTCTTACATCTTCATCATTGAGAACACCCCAGTGAGCATCAAGAACTTGACTGACTCCAGAGTTGTCATCTGTCTCGACAGGATAAACATCTCCCTTCATTTGGCAAAAAGAAGTGCATCCAAAGTCAGATATTCAAGCTACTGTTAGAAAAGATAGATAAATCTAAAAAGACATTGAAGGGCATGCATCAACTATATGCACCATCTCAGGTTTTAATATCATATTGACCTTGCTCATAAAGGCCCAATTAAATGACTCGCCAATCAATTACTGAATGATTAACTATGTTATGCTCATAGGTGTTTCAACCCATACAACTATCTATAAAGATGCATTTTGTGGAATTTGATCTTTTCTCTAGACAATTCTATAGCGTATACTTCCAGTATAGGCCATAGGGGCTTTCATGCAAGAAAATTTACTTATGAAAAAGTAAGATCTAAGATCCAGCATTTCACAAAACTGAGTTAAATAAATCAACAGATACActatattcttttctttttctttttaaactgGTAATTGACAGATACACTATATTCTTTTTAAGTTATTGAGCAAAATTGTTTCTTGTGACTATTTCTTTTGTAAGCTTGTCACAAACATAAACTGAATTCtgataattgaaagaaaattaatCATATATTATTTCATCTCCCATCTATTATTTCATCTGTGAGTATAAGAACTCTGGCCTAGCTGAAAATTACCAACTAGCAATTGGCTGTGTATGAGGAGAATTCTAAGTTCACGAAAGAGACAAATTATATGTTGCTACAAAGAAACAAGCAGAGTCTGTGTAATAGCATATAAGCATACCTCAGCCATAGACATAGATTCTGCATTAGGAGTCCTCTTGGTTGTCCTCAAAACCGTATTAGCAGACATCGCACCTTCAAGATCTGGGTATGATGCTGCTGAAAACCGCCAAAAAGGAGCAGATTCCCCCATCTTTTCCCTTCTTAAGGCAATCTATGTTTTAATCAACCAGGTGAACATTGATTCCTTGGAAAACAAATTTAACtagcaaataaaaaatagaatatgcAACTCAAAACTTATAGAAATTTCCTTTCAGGTACCTTCCCAGTACGAGCAATttctttaattccaaatttactTAAGTTCCTCTGAACAGCCACCATCTTCCCTGGATCTCCAGTTACCTATTTAAATGACAAGCATCTTAAATGGGGATTGACTTTGGCTCAAATGTACTTTATAACTACTAAGCTATGTCATGAAGGAGAGTTAATGCTACTCGCAACTACTAAGCATTGAGAGAACCACAATTTATCAGTTCTAAAGTATGGTTAGCAAAATACGTCAACACTTATTGAGATGACAAAGAAGAAATCTTGGTAAAACTGCTGGCATTGCTGCAGTTCACTCAGCCATGAATAAACACCATTGACATAAAATGAGAAACTAAATAAATTCATTTGGGCAAAGGAAAAGCAAGATTGCATGTTTGTAGATTaggtcatgatttttattttcccCCAATTTTATCCTCAGATAACTAGAAAACATagtttcatattttcttctttggTACAATATTACTATCTTGAGATATAAactatataattttttattgatATCTTGAGATATCAAATATACAACACATTTTGTTTCCACAATTTTTGCCAACATTGACCCTCTACTTGATTTTGCTTTCCTTttaatttaaaggaaaaaaggagTGGAACTTAAATAACTCACTTAGAACGCTTTTCTGAGCCTGTCCTGAAATTCACCTATTTTTGTAGCAGAGGTGAAAGTCTCCATACTAGGAGAGCACTAAGCATCATTGAGGAAAGTGCATGATCGACCTCATGAAGACACCGGATATTATGACACAAGATGATGGAAAAGaatcagaaaatcaaaggaCCCAGCTTTGATTTCTCCTACATGCCTAAGCCTTGGGGGCGGAGTTATCCAGTTTTTATGTATTGAAGATGCAGGTAATGATGGAACGTTTGAGGCGCCCGGACATCAGTATTATTggagaaaaggatgaaaatagTAGATATAACAGGACACTGACATATGATCTAATAAATCAACACAAGATGCTATTTGCTTCATAAGAACAAAGCTTAGTGCTATCAAATGAGAGAGCTTCACAAGAATTAGGACTTACCTTGATCATCAGAATGcatttggaaagaaaaagaaaaggtcaCTACTGCAAGATATGATCTCTTTGTtgaaaatagaacaaaaggTAATCTTATTTTAGACATAAGATTTTTATCTAATCTTATATTGGAAGGGTGCAGGCAGGGCAGGTTTGGAGTTGCTGCATGTCATTTTTAAGACgaatggaggtggagtacaaTGGTTcctttgtacaagaacaaggctGACATGTCATTTTTAAGACGGTGAAAAtgcccgaagaatggaggtggagtacaaTGGTTcctttgtacaagaacaagggtaACATTCAGATTTGCAATAACTATAGGGGTATCAAGCTGctaagccacactatgaaaATTTGGGAGAGGGTGGTAGAGATGAGAGTGAGGAGGAGCGTGTCTATTTCCgagaaccagttcggattcatgTCGGGGTGCTCAACTATAAAAGCCATTCATCTTGTAAGGAgactggtggagcagtatagggagaggaagaagGGCAATATATGGAGAGGAAGAAGGGCTTacacatggtattcatcgacctagaaaaggcaaACGAAAAAGTCCCAAAGGAGgttctatggagatgcttgTAGGCTAGAGGTGTACTTGTGGCGTACACTAAGACGATCAAcaacatgtatgatggagccaagACCAGGGTAAAGACAGTGGGAgttgtgatggggttgcacTAGGATCAGCTCTTTGCCtgtttttatttgccttggtaTGGATGGATTGATGCGGCAAATCCAAGgcgaggtgccatggtgtatgttattcgcggatgacatagtttTGATTAACGAAACTCGCAACAGAGTTAATGCTTAGTTGGAGGTTTGGAGTCAAACCCTGAAGTCTAAAGGGTTCaggttgagtaggaccaagacagaatacttggagtgcaagcTTAGTGACATAACGCATGAGGCTGGCGTGGAAGTGCGACTTAGTACCAGAccatccaaaagaaaagaagcttcaagtatcttgggtctattatccaagaaaatggggagattgacgatgatgtcacacctCGTATtagtgcagggtggatgaaatggaggctcgcaaGAGTCTCGTGTGACAAGGTGTCACCAAAAACTTAAAggctctacaaagtggtggttaggcCAACTATATTGTATTGGGAGGAGTGTTGACCAGTCAAAAAACTCTTCACactcaaaagatgaaagttgcggaaatAAAGATGATGCGATGGATAGGAGAGATGGGATTAGAAATAAAGATATCCGGGACAAAGTGGGAGTGgactcggtggaagacaagatgcgggaagcgaggctaaAATGGTTCGAGCACGTGAAGAAGAGATGCACAGATACCCCGATGCGAAGGTGTGATAGGTTGCCTATGGACGGTTTCAGAAGAGTTAAGAGGCggccgaagaagtattagggAGAGGTAATTGAACAAGAGATGACCAGCTTACTGAGGGACTTTAGATAGGGGGTTACGGAAGAcacggattagggtagaagatTAGTAGGTAGTTGTGTGCTGCCATGCATATTCTTGCATACAAGTAGTCGTAGTATTGCTCTTGCAGTTTCTTGTCCTTCGATTTCTGCTATTATCTGCTATTTCTTGTAATTTGATTATCGTATCAATTTGTGATAGTTACtgctactttttctttttcagactactctatcatatttttttttagtattttgcCATGGCTTATTCGTTCTCGCTATTTCTTATTCGTACCGCTTTGAATTGTCTGTCTTTGAGTCGAGGGCTATCAGAAACAACCtatctacctcccaaggtagggggtaaggtctgtgtacactctacctTCCCCAGACCctactttgtgggatttcattgggtatgttgttagtGATTTTATCAAGTGTTAACTTTAGTTAGAGACCAGATCTTATATACTAACTTGAGGTAGTCTTTTTCATTAGTTACAGATGACGCTTTATTTATTACAGGAGTTCTGACTATTTAGAGTTCCTACTCTACAAATAAGAACTTTTCATACTTTGTTTGGAATACACTTGAATAATAATGACGAATTGATATTAGTAAAATCTCCCTCTCTATTCTCTCTTACTATTTCTCCATCTCTACTTCTTTTTGTCCCCCTCCCCTCTCtctctatttctttttttcttttttctttttttttcttctctcattTATTCTCACTCATTTATACTCCTTTCCCTCTAGTTTCTCCCTTCTAGCCCTGCATTAGTAATTTCCTAACAGAGTTGTACATTACCAGAATCCAGTTTAGGTATCTATGCACAAAAACATGTCTGACTTTTGATATCCAGTTCACAAGCATCAAGTTCaggaaagaaaaagatggaTTCTGGTCTATGTCATCACCTCAATAGTCAGTGAATGATCAGAAATATCCACAATTTTTGCCCTGAAAACGTCCACCAACCACATAACCTAGCAATGACCAGAAGATTTGGATCCATCATCACATAATAGTAAAACGGTAAAATAGTAAATGTTACTCAGATGACATCTTAGAACCAAGGGACACAGTAAAAGAACCTCTGCACGATATTTTGGATCCGAGCTGATTTTGATAAGCATTAGCTCACGTTCAACTTGGGGCTCCTTGGATAGATCTTCAACCTGATCATCAACTTTTACAGAATAAACCAAAAGCaccaaataaaagaagaaagtggaggagcagaaaaaagaaaaaacattcaTGTTACACCGCCTATAGCTTGAGAGTTCAGTAAAGGCTCTTTGAATAATAATTTAAGCTCCTTTATCAACAACACGCCTCAGTTCCAAACAAGTCGGGTGTCGGCTATACGAATCCTACTGACCACGTACTTTAAACCTAAGtcactcggactcttcaaaagtgTTGCCacacccgtgtcggatcctccaaaaatacactacttttaaagaatccgacacgcacccgacga
It includes:
- the LOC132032184 gene encoding acetolactate synthase small subunit 1, chloroplastic-like; this translates as MAAVSTHSFNSTLNRPSISLYSSSIPHLGVVGFSTLKPNLPQLSNNPKTVVGVVSAIGKHANEDQSVTTLDSSTTQMVRRHTIQVFVGDESGMINRIAGVFARRGYNIESLAVGLNKDKALFTIVVSGTERVLQQVMEQLQKLVNVIKVEDLSKEPQVERELMLIKISSDPKYRAEVMWLVDVFRAKIVDISDHSLTIEVTGDPGKMVAVQRNLSKFGIKEIARTGKIALRREKMGESAPFWRFSAASYPDLEGAMSANTVLRTTKRTPNAESMSMAEGDVYPVETDDNSGVSQVLDAHWGVLNDEDTSGLNYYRA